TAAAAACAGGGGGGAAAAAAACAGGGCACTTCAATACTTCaccaaataaaaggaaaaaacaggGGGGGGGAAGGCGCCAAAATCTCCATGCCCGTGGAGAAGTCTTTCTGAATTTGCTAGCACTTCaatagagtgttgatttatcAATCATAATATTGCATTAttatagaaattataaattaaagaaaatgttgATTTTTAGTAAAGTGTTTAAAGACTCTTTAATTCATAAACGATAAAATCTTAAAGTATATtcgaatgtattttttaatcaaatgacatatttaatcttaaaatacatCCAAAATACATCATAACCGTATCTCTCAAGTATCCTAACCATATCCCTCACCATCTTATTATATTCCTATGTgttcaaaagaaattattttttcatatataagaAGTTATTGCTACCTATCCGTTACTGTATAAGCCCAACACGGATACAGTAGCTTTTATGAAGTTTGCATGCTCCTTGGTATCCACATAAATCTATATCATTCTTAATGCGTTGTTTATTGTGAtacattcttattttttaaaaatagttttcatttaaaaatttattaaaatatcttttttatttttaacatattaatacatcaaaattattaaaaaatatcaacttaatatttttttaatattaaatatatttacaatgtCAGATATGTTTATTAGATCAATACTGgtgatttttcaaatatatttttttcagattttaattttatttttaacattaattcatcaaaatcataaaaacacacttagaaaaacaattaatttaataatgattaaaaacaatttcaaaagcaagttgAATAACTTCACCAAATGCAAAGTTGGATCACTGGCATGAGTAGTTTTTAAGTGGTCCAATCTTGCTAGTGAAATCAAACAtctgaaacaaaaaattactttcatGGGAATTCAGGACCCGCATTTGTTTTTCATCAGTTTTTACAGTTATggttaatcaaattatattttgtattttaggacctattaaaaaattaaatttaaaatataatttttgtgaaataattttttatatacctttttaactaaatttcataaaactatttatttttgcatttcaaaagtgctttaaaattttttttttctttgtttgaaattaatatatttttgatgttttcaaatcattttgatgcactgatatcaaaaataatttttaaaaaattaaaaaatattatttgatgcatttccaagtaaaaaacactttgaaaaacaaccttaACCATACTTCCACCAAACATTttacacatgtttttttgttaaatataaacttcaaccatattttttaccaaacacatctaaatccaactaaccatatttatttaaaacttacttttttaaaaaccacaaccacaaaatctacataaaaaacaaacacaattatGCACATCCTGTTCACAAGTAGCACTTACTGTAGCAGAACCTCAATATTTCACAAGTAGCTTCTTAATCAACAAACACGTACAGATGAACAACAATATAATTACACAAAATAGCAAACTAGAAAGTGCAGGCGAAGTGCTTCGATTCTTTTATGCTGGAACTGATTACGTTATTCTAGATGCCACACAACGTTGTCTTATTATTTGGGTTCAACCAAAGGTGTATCATAGTCAAGCATCATCCTATAGTTTGAACCATGAGGTAATAATATCAGCAGTACTTAGGCTGTGCCTTGTATGAATCGGCATAATGTTTATGAATCAGTTTATATAAGCTATACACTGATCAGTAGAATATACAAGAAAAGCAACCAGCATTTGACCATCAAGTGCAGCAGGAAATTACAAGGTAGTGTAAGTAGAGAAAATGAGAAATTGTTTTAtgcaaaaacctttttttttcttttgagaaatCTATGCAAGCCTCTTTTAAATAAAGCTCAGGGCGCTTTTATTTACACTCCAGCCAGCTCTTCCTCCATTGACGGTGAATCAGATGCACACCAACTTAAGGGCTTTCACAAAACTCCATTTCCTAGCATCCCAAATGGAAGTGGTTCATCAAAAACACCTCAAGAAATCTGGTGCTATTATTAGGATTTCCATGTAAATGGAGGACTGATTCTAACACTATTTAGTGAGCAATAACTCACAAAAAGGAAGTGAACATAGCACTCTATAGTGACTATCCAATATTTGAGATCAGTTCAAAATAAGTAATATGTAGGTGCAGAAAGCAGAGTAAATGTAAAGTTTTGATGGCTGTGATTTTATCAATatgagatgagagagaaaagtgTGCATGTCTAGAAGTTTACACTTCAACGAATTGTCTTTCACTTCCTCGTATGCCATCTCCACACTGACGGAATGATTAAAGGcttgaaattatatttctaGGCTATCTGAAAAACTGGCCATAGTTTTAGCAGTTACTGATACTAATTTGGTCCATACAGACAAAATTAAGCCTGCTTACAACCTTTCCAGAGATCAGTGCCTTCACAGTAAGGTTCAGGActcagaattttttatattttttcagtaaGAAATTGACTGTGTAATCTAAGGAGAAATTCAGCATACCTTGCCACATATTGGACAACTTTCACTTCTTTCCAACCATTCATAAATGCAGCCAAGGTGAAAATGGTGAGAGCATCGAGTTGTGATTTTAGGATTTTCTGGGGTGTACTCTGCAACATGATCATTCAAAAACACCTTACTGGAGGGAACAAGAAAAACGCATAACTTAAAAGCCACAATCTGATGCAGCACAatctaaacacattaaattaccaTCAAGACAGGTAGGGCAGGCATCTTCATCTTCAGAAGATGGTTGCACATAAGTTAGCCCGTATGCAACTTTTGTTGCCAATGATTTGTCTGACAGCTCTGAATAGCCAAGTTTATTGTCATCTTCAGAATCAATcccgtttcttcttcttccaaagCCCAATGATTCCACGGCAGAACTGCTCATATTTCTTCTCAGTGGTTGTGATTCTTCTTGGAAATGAGTCATCGACTTCCTAGAGACTAAACCATAACGCTGCAAACGAGCATACCTCTGATCAGTATCATAAGGGAGTGGCCTGGATGACGAGAGTTGAGTGTCATTTGCAGAACCATCTGGTAATCCTGTGCCAACTCCAGTTGATGCCAAAGAAGTACCTTCTTGGGTTGGCGAGACAGTCCTACCTTCAAGTCTGTGAAACACTGTACCATACTGCAAGTGCATGGCAGAAGGTAATAAGTGCGTGCATCACCTAACTGGAATGaactaaaacaacaaaaaatatgagGATGTGTCACAACAGCACCAAAGAACATGCCTTGGAAAGGGAAATCTATTATGACAATCACCTTAGAAATTAGGATCTTTCCATGATCAAGAATATAAGTGATTGTGTAATTTAGTTAATCGGGTTTTTTCGAGCCAGTTTTAAGAAACTAAACCTCAAATCACAAAGCACACATAGGAGATAAGTTTCATTAGAAAGCATAAACATGAGAAAAACTTTGGTCACAAATCGGTTGAAATATTTTGATAGAGCGCACCATGACATTGGAATTGCACCCAAGGGAAAGGTACTGTTTAATCATTTATTACTCTGGGGCACCTAAAGGGTTTATTATGACTATTTGCATATACTCCAAATCCTCTGGGTTAAATGTTTATTTCATGCTTTTGTAAAATCTGAGCTCGATGCAATCACAAGATTATATACGTTCATTGAAGTACAAATTAGCAAACCCCTAAAAGACCTAACCCCCTAGATTTAGCCCAAATGCCTTGGTTGCATGATCTTATGCAAACAATCTCCACAACAAAGAGCCTAGAGTTTAGCAAACATCtgtgaaatgaaaaaatcaacAGTAAAGTGTGTTGAGTTGCCTGTATTTCAATGCTTACCCCACTGCGTAACTGGTGGAAAAAGAATCTTAGGCAAACGCAGTGCCTATATATTGAATTGCCCGAGTAAGCATGTTCTTCATGTTCATCACTGCATGGGCAGCAGCAAAAAGCACCCATCTTtgtgcttaaaaaataaaacccaaaaaattggCTGTTGACAACTAGGAAGCAACAAGCTAGGAATCAAGGATGCTATATCTTCAGCGAACCTgtacaaaacaaacaaacttgaAGCACTCCATAAGAAATGGTATCAGCATAATTGGAATGATGAGAAGAAAGGTGAATGACATAAATCATCGGCCAAAGAGAAAGAATCTAAAGTTCTTAGCAGAGAAACCCTCTTGGGCATTAGGTCCTTCTCAGAAGACCTTTTGGAGTTTTCAAGGCCGAAAATACTTTATCTACAAACTTTGAAAGGAATAGATACATTAAAATGCCACCACGCTTCTACAAACCAGAATGGCAAATAACACTAGTCAGCAGTGAAGTCAATTCTCAAGAATCTCAAGGGCAGTCGTTTCACATGGTTATGCATTTGGAAATGGCAAACAATTGCAGATGGAGATATGCCTGATAACACCATTTCCAGAAAGTGATAACGGGCATGAAATTCCTCTGAAACCAGGAGCAGTGTCATGTTcatctaaactaaaaaaaacgaaTGCTCTCTTTGTCTATCATTGAAGCTTTGAAAGGGGGGATTTGATGAAACTCTTGTTTTGTGAGTTGCTATGGACTGTAATTCCTTCACAATGgaataataaatcaatatattagctacgatagatttttatttatttatttgaaaataaatagcaatgtaCTAGCAGTAtaatacaattgttttttttttaaaaaaaaaaaaaaacttaatctcaCTGTAAAACAACAGCCAGCCTAAACTTAACAAGCAACAGAAAGACACTAATTCCTTTATAATCACTCACCCTACAAATTATAGAAGAAGAACAGGAAGAATAAATTAAGAATCTGGCAGTATATGAATATTGATGATCGCAGGTTGTGTTGTGAGAACTGAAAGTGTCCTAGGGTTTGGTTAACGCGtgaatggaaaaggaaaaaaaaaaaaaaagaggaaaggaaTGGAGAGAGCGGAAGTTTCCTTCCACTTACCTTCAGTACAAGTGAAGAGAAAGATCTGCAGCAGCAACcccaaaaggaaaagaaaatctatAAAGTACGCCACAGCGCCAACGACCTCTGCAGTCCACGAGGAGAAAAAGGAGATGAAAATATGTCTTGTTCCTTTCTTATGATGATTTAGTGTTTTGGGAGCTAATGGCAGGGACAGGGAggggagattttttttattttttctattattttattttattttattgaatagttaacaagatatcattatttacttttaaaaattgcaGTGAATCaaattaaagggaaaacaaaTGGATAGATACTTTTTAAACAGGATTAACAGAGGCTAAATGTCGGTGAGATTAAATTAGCTGAATGAGTAGctcaatatttgttttcaaaagataaaaaaaactctccCTCCATTATAGCGTGGAATTAGGTGCGTTTCTAGGGTCCGGCATGAGAGAGACTGCTCAGCTTGATAATAGTTGAAGAAGTCGAGGAGCCCTCCGTAGCCCAGTGCGACACAGCCGTACAGAGTttgttggagaagaagaaacgCCACTTCACAGATGTCTTCAAAGCATTCATGACCATCCGGAAGACAAGGATAGTTGAAAGTCAAAAGAAGGTAGCTGGATCGATTGTTTTTCTATACTCGTTTCGGTGCTGTCGGTTTTGGAGGCTGTTTTGGTGGAAGTttggttttgattattttttaaagtgttttatatgttgaaatatattaaaattatattttatttaattttaaaattatcagatatccgaaacaaaaaataaataaattttttacaagaaataaaatttttaaaaatatagattggcctgtattttcaaatattcttttattatattattattttttataaaaataatttatttaaaatatttttttattttaaaaaattatttttaatattaatacattaaatattaaataaaaaaattaaattattttaaaaatatttt
This genomic interval from Populus alba chromosome 1, ASM523922v2, whole genome shotgun sequence contains the following:
- the LOC118042782 gene encoding E3 ubiquitin-protein ligase At3g02290, with translation MGAFCCCPCSDEHEEHAYSGNSIYRHCVCLRFFFHQLRSGYGTVFHRLEGRTVSPTQEGTSLASTGVGTGLPDGSANDTQLSSSRPLPYDTDQRYARLQRYGLVSRKSMTHFQEESQPLRRNMSSSAVESLGFGRRRNGIDSEDDNKLGYSELSDKSLATKVAYGLTYVQPSSEDEDACPTCLDEYTPENPKITTRCSHHFHLGCIYEWLERSESCPICGKEMEFCESP